From Bacillus basilensis, a single genomic window includes:
- a CDS encoding aldo/keto reductase, producing MSLTSLKDYTTLHNGVKMPWFGLGVFKVEDGSEVIDSVKAAIKNGYRSIDTAAIYQNEEGVGQAIRESGVSREELFITSKVWNSDQGYETTLQAFETTLEKLGLEYLDLYLVHWPVKGKYTESWKALEKLYKDGRVRAIGVSNFHIHHLQDVFEIAEIKPTVNQVEYHPRLAQEELHAFCKEHNIQLEAWSPLMQGQLLDNPVLQEIATKYNKSTAQIILRWDLQNEVVTIPKSIKEHRIIENANIFDFELSADDMKAIQALNEDRRVGPDPDNFNF from the coding sequence ATGAGTTTAACAAGTTTAAAAGACTATACAACATTACATAACGGAGTAAAAATGCCTTGGTTCGGTTTAGGTGTTTTTAAAGTAGAAGATGGTTCAGAGGTAATTGATTCTGTAAAAGCAGCAATTAAAAATGGCTACCGCAGCATCGATACTGCAGCAATCTATCAAAATGAAGAAGGCGTTGGACAAGCGATTCGTGAATCAGGTGTTTCACGTGAAGAATTATTTATTACATCAAAAGTATGGAATAGCGATCAAGGATATGAAACAACACTTCAAGCATTTGAAACTACATTAGAAAAATTAGGTCTAGAATATTTAGATTTATATTTAGTACATTGGCCTGTAAAAGGGAAATATACTGAATCATGGAAAGCATTAGAAAAGCTTTATAAAGATGGTCGTGTTCGTGCTATCGGTGTGAGTAATTTCCACATTCACCACTTACAAGACGTATTTGAAATTGCTGAAATTAAGCCAACGGTCAACCAAGTGGAATACCACCCACGTTTAGCACAAGAAGAGTTACACGCTTTCTGTAAAGAACATAATATCCAGCTTGAAGCTTGGTCACCATTAATGCAAGGCCAACTACTAGATAACCCAGTTTTACAAGAAATTGCGACAAAATATAATAAATCAACTGCGCAAATTATTTTACGCTGGGATTTACAAAACGAAGTTGTAACAATCCCTAAATCTATTAAAGAACATCGCATTATTGAAAATGCAAACATCTTCGACTTTGAATTAAGTGCTGATGATATGAAAGCAATTCAAGCTTTAAATGAAGATCGTCGCGTTGGTCCAGATCCAGATAACTTTAACTTCTAG
- the proC gene encoding pyrroline-5-carboxylate reductase produces MLNKHRILFIGAGRMAEAIFSGLLKTSKEYIEEIIVSNRSNVEKLEQLQGRYNVSITTDWKQHVTSVDTIVLAMPPAAHEELLAELSPLLSNQLVVTVAAGIGPSYLEERLPQGTPVAWIMPNTAAEIGKSISLYTMGQSVNEMHQETLQLLLKGIGTSQLCTEEEIHQLTAVTGSAPAFLYYFAESLIEATKSYGVDEATAKHLVIQMISGSASMLEQTQDPANLREQVTTPGGSTAEGLKTLYEYNFSEAIQKAVEATNKKARGK; encoded by the coding sequence ATGCTTAACAAACATCGAATTCTATTTATTGGTGCTGGTCGTATGGCAGAAGCTATATTTTCCGGATTACTTAAAACAAGCAAAGAATATATCGAAGAAATTATCGTTTCTAACCGAAGCAATGTAGAAAAGCTAGAACAATTACAAGGGCGATATAATGTGTCTATTACAACAGATTGGAAGCAACATGTTACATCTGTTGATACGATTGTTTTAGCAATGCCGCCTGCTGCACATGAAGAATTATTAGCAGAGTTATCTCCGTTACTATCGAACCAACTTGTCGTAACGGTAGCTGCTGGCATTGGACCATCTTATTTAGAAGAAAGACTTCCCCAAGGAACGCCTGTTGCTTGGATTATGCCAAATACAGCTGCTGAAATTGGAAAGTCTATCTCCTTATATACAATGGGACAATCAGTAAATGAGATGCATCAAGAAACCCTGCAACTACTTTTAAAAGGCATTGGTACTTCGCAACTCTGCACTGAGGAAGAAATTCATCAGCTTACTGCAGTTACTGGAAGTGCACCAGCCTTCCTTTATTACTTTGCTGAAAGCTTAATTGAAGCAACAAAAAGTTATGGAGTCGATGAAGCAACCGCAAAACACCTTGTCATTCAAATGATTTCTGGCTCCGCTTCTATGCTTGAACAAACGCAAGATCCGGCTAACCTCCGCGAACAAGTAACAACGCCAGGTGGTTCCACAGCTGAAGGTCTCAAAACTTTATATGAGTATAATTTTTCAGAGGCAATTCAAAAAGCAGTAGAAGCAACAAACAAAAAAGCTAGGGGGAAATAA
- a CDS encoding GRP family sugar transporter → MDILLALLPAIAWGNILLVSVKMGGGAYSQTVGMTIGALFFATIMYVFTQPALTMTILIVGFISGLFWALGQVNQLKTVEKLGVSTTVTISTGMQLVATSIFGVIAFREWTTTTTIIMGTIAILLIVVGVVFTSLDDKENAQPPGQLKKGLLTLIVSTFGYLVYVIIIRWYNIDGWSAILPQAVGMFVGAVVLTSKHKPFNKYAIRNALSGLLWGTGNLFLLLSLPRVGVATSFPLSQTGIVISTFGAIVFLGEKKTKRQLIFIALGSVLIIGGAVLLGLTKA, encoded by the coding sequence ATGGACATTTTATTAGCGCTTCTTCCTGCAATTGCATGGGGAAACATCTTATTAGTAAGCGTAAAAATGGGCGGTGGTGCATATAGCCAAACGGTAGGTATGACAATCGGTGCTCTATTCTTCGCAACAATTATGTATGTATTTACTCAACCGGCTTTAACAATGACAATCTTGATTGTTGGTTTTATTTCAGGTTTATTCTGGGCTTTAGGACAAGTAAACCAATTAAAAACAGTTGAAAAGTTAGGTGTTTCTACTACTGTAACGATTTCTACTGGTATGCAACTTGTTGCAACTTCTATCTTTGGGGTTATCGCTTTCCGTGAGTGGACTACTACTACAACAATCATTATGGGAACGATTGCAATCCTATTAATCGTAGTCGGTGTTGTATTCACATCACTAGACGACAAAGAAAATGCACAACCACCAGGACAATTGAAAAAAGGACTTCTTACTTTAATTGTTTCTACTTTCGGCTATCTTGTATATGTAATTATCATTCGTTGGTATAATATCGATGGTTGGTCTGCTATTTTACCACAAGCAGTTGGTATGTTTGTTGGTGCGGTTGTACTGACATCTAAACATAAGCCATTTAACAAATATGCAATCCGTAATGCTTTATCTGGTTTACTATGGGGAACAGGAAACTTATTCTTACTTCTTTCATTACCACGTGTTGGAGTAGCAACAAGCTTCCCATTATCTCAAACTGGAATCGTTATCTCAACATTCGGTGCGATTGTCTTCTTAGGTGAAAAGAAAACAAAACGTCAATTGATCTTTATTGCACTAGGTAGTGTTTTAATTATCGGCGGCGCTGTATTACTTGGTTTAACAAAAGCATAA
- the modB gene encoding molybdate ABC transporter permease subunit has product MSFDFDAIVSPIFLSLRVAACATILVTILGTIIGRALARSSWRYKVILETIFLLPMVLPPTVIGFFLIIIFGNNSPIGMWVESLFQQSIMFTSTAAVIASTVVAFPLMYQSAKTGFSIANVQIEESARDLGASESQVFLHVTLPLAFPALLSGMILSFVRALGEFGATLMFAGNIPGKTQTIPTAIYMAIDASNMQLAWTLVVITISMSLVFLLCIQLINKRITKS; this is encoded by the coding sequence ATGAGCTTTGATTTTGATGCTATTGTGTCACCGATTTTTCTATCTTTACGAGTAGCTGCATGTGCCACTATTCTCGTTACAATTTTAGGGACGATTATCGGACGGGCATTGGCACGCTCCTCATGGAGATACAAAGTAATATTAGAAACTATTTTCTTATTGCCAATGGTACTTCCACCAACTGTAATCGGCTTTTTTCTCATTATCATTTTTGGAAATAATAGTCCCATTGGTATGTGGGTAGAATCATTGTTTCAGCAGTCTATTATGTTCACATCTACTGCTGCGGTCATCGCTTCCACAGTTGTTGCATTTCCGCTTATGTACCAATCAGCAAAGACAGGATTTTCTATCGCAAATGTACAAATTGAAGAAAGTGCTCGTGACCTTGGTGCAAGTGAATCTCAAGTTTTTCTGCACGTTACACTTCCTCTTGCATTTCCCGCCTTACTAAGCGGAATGATTTTGAGCTTTGTTCGTGCACTAGGAGAATTTGGTGCTACACTCATGTTTGCTGGGAACATCCCTGGAAAAACACAGACAATCCCAACTGCCATTTACATGGCCATTGATGCAAGTAATATGCAACTCGCCTGGACACTTGTAGTTATCACTATTAGTATGTCTCTCGTATTTCTGCTATGTATTCAACTTATTAATAAAAGAATTACTAAATCTTAA
- the modA gene encoding molybdate ABC transporter substrate-binding protein, with the protein MNKFTLRSIGALILSFLLIFSVACTSGDKKEKSTAKEGKAVELTISAAASLQDALKEIETKYKEKEPNIKLSFNFGASGALQQQIEQGAPADLFFSAAEDKFQTLVKKGFINEKDGKNLLGNELVLVVPKDSSLTKIQDLKDKKIKKIALGTPESVPAGKYAKASLTHENLWNDIQNKIVFTKDVRQVLTYVETGNVDAGIVYKTDTLISDKVKIGETAAATSHDPIHYPLGVIKESKHKKEATSFYEYLQSKDAQSIFKKYGFTVLS; encoded by the coding sequence ATGAATAAGTTTACATTACGATCCATCGGGGCACTTATCCTTTCTTTTCTTCTTATATTTAGCGTTGCATGTACAAGCGGAGATAAGAAAGAGAAATCAACTGCTAAAGAAGGAAAGGCAGTTGAACTTACTATATCAGCAGCTGCAAGCTTACAAGATGCGCTAAAAGAAATTGAAACAAAATATAAAGAAAAAGAACCTAATATTAAACTTTCTTTTAACTTTGGTGCTTCTGGTGCACTTCAACAACAAATTGAACAAGGTGCACCTGCTGATTTATTCTTCTCAGCAGCAGAAGATAAATTCCAAACTCTTGTTAAAAAAGGATTCATTAATGAAAAAGATGGGAAAAATCTTCTTGGAAATGAGCTCGTTCTAGTCGTCCCAAAAGATAGTTCTCTTACAAAAATTCAAGATTTAAAAGATAAAAAGATTAAGAAAATCGCACTTGGTACACCTGAATCTGTACCTGCGGGAAAATACGCAAAGGCTTCTCTCACACATGAAAATCTTTGGAATGACATTCAAAATAAAATCGTATTTACAAAAGATGTTCGCCAAGTGTTAACATATGTAGAAACAGGTAATGTTGATGCTGGTATTGTATACAAAACAGATACTCTTATTTCAGACAAAGTAAAGATTGGCGAGACAGCAGCAGCTACTTCTCATGATCCAATTCACTATCCTTTAGGTGTTATAAAAGAATCTAAGCACAAGAAAGAGGCGACTTCATTTTATGAATATTTGCAGTCAAAAGATGCACAATCTATCTTTAAGAAATATGGATTTACAGTCCTATCATAA